CTTCGACTGGCTCCGTGCTATCGACATACAGAGTCGTAGACGATGAAGGAGGGGATAATCTGCGTTTGAGCCCTCTGGCGTATGGTTTGAACCTGTGAATTGACCGAGAAAGGTTGCCCCTTGTAGGAACATCTGAATCCGAAGTCATTTCGTCGCTCGTGGTTGGAAGGTCTGATCCAATGCTATAATACAATCTGGATTCGTCGGACCCGCTACTCGATTTTCCTATTCTCGAAGCCTGGAACAGGTCAGCGAAAAGGGATTGGTTAATAGGAAAGGTGACTTACCGTAAATGGTGAATAAATTGGAACCTGAACGCGCTCTACACCAAAGATGTCCTTAAATAATTGTTTCCTTTGAGCCGCCCGGGATATTGTGGGAATGGCAGCATCCCCCGAGGCATGGTGTCGTTGAGAAATTTCGGTGAAGTCTGGGATGTTACTTTGACCTTCTGCATTCCGTAGCATTTCCAAGTTCATCGCCAAAATATCTGGGCGTTGCTGAAGGTCAACAAATTTCCTCTTCCCGAAGACTACAGGAGAGACGTGGGCATGAGTGAACGTCTCGAATTGTTCCATTGTCACTCCATGGCTATCATGAAAGACATTGATTTTCCTGGCGAGTTGAGGTCGATGCTGATTTATATACGGATTTGAGGATACCGATTCAGGAAATGCTGAAAATCGTGGATGAGCAATCAGTGAAGGCAGATCGCCGTCCGATTCTGAGTAGCTTTGGTTGGAGTGGTTCAAAGTTTGACTCTTTGGGAGGATGCCACTGACGCGTTTCGAGAATGGGGGTATTTTAATTTTGAAGCCATTTGCAGGAGCCACTGCCCCTACATCTGCGTTGGAGGGGCTGGACATCGGCGCTTGACCGCCATCGTCCAGAGTCGAGTTGGAAGTCGATGCATCGAGGTTGAAAGCACTCGCTGGCCGTATTATTCTTATTTTTAACGGGTTTGCTGGACTTGAAACATTCCCATCTGTTTCTAAATCCACCATGTCGACCGATCCTTCGACCTGCGGAGGGCGGAGCTTTCGGTGTTCGACCCGTTGGCCCTGGTCGACATCGTCGTACTGAGGAAGttcatcgtcgtcggcgTTATAATTTGATCCTGTTTCGGCAGTTATACCCATATTTGGAAGGTGCGTCCATGTCAGTAATTCGGGTTTGCAGATATGCCTTGGTGTATCTGACATCATATGTGGGTTGGCTGAAGGAAACAGTGGATTTGGTGTAAAAGTGTGAACATCTGGAAAATAATATCAGAgtaagaaagagaaaaagatgcAAATAACAGAATAAAAAACCATTTAAATGGAATGTGCTTGAGTCCATTAATCTTGAATTGAGCTTCAAGATCCCAAGAAGAAAGCTCAAATAACCCAGAGTAATGCACAATGCCAAATAGTATGTTGAGTTTTAAATCTATACAGAAAGTGAGGAAGTGGAAAAGTCAAGGTAAATATACTATTAGTAACTTTAAGAGAGAATAAAATGTAAATTTGAAAAACTTGCCTTTTTAGCTTCTACAAGCTTTGAAACAATATTAGTGAAATGATTCCTACTAATATAGTGTCCTATTAAAGAATATATCAGTATAAATCAAAATAAGATAGCCAATAAATGTAGTCTACTATGAAAATAGTGGAAAATATATAATACAAATTCTATATGTTAGAATTTATAAATTTGCAACTAGAACAATAATAGCTACTCTATAAAGCAAATAAAATAGAATGAGAAGCATATCAAGTAAAAATGGATTAAAAATTTTATAAAGTaaaacaaaataaagaaattgacatttatataaaaaaaaaatcaaatgcAATAAACGCTGAAAGAATGGTAAACAGAATGCATATTATAAAACAgaataaaagaataaaaataaaaggCATTTCAAAACCTTAATGATCAAGCAGACTTTTGAAAGAAGTTTGGGATTTGCGTTAAAACGCAAATGTTCATATTGAACAACGCAAAGTATATAAAGGATTTGAACACAAGCACATTACGAGCTTATAAAAAGGGAAAAATAAGGCAAAGTAGTAAAACTCACAGTATAAAGTCACAGTAGGAAAAGGATGCTTGAGAAGATATGCAGATGATAGTCAAAGTTCAGGAAGAAGAGAGGGCTGTGTGACAGCTATGTCACATATTTGATGAAAAGCTTCTATTGACATCTATAGCTGTTGACTAATAAGGACCAAATAGTTATCAACACAGTTACAATTCTTATAACTTCTTAAGAATTAGTGCTAGTTGTATTGAAAATCTATTTGTGAATCTAACTGGAAGTCTGGCTATGTACTATATATTAATTCCAGACTGCATCAGTTGTCAAGTATGATATGTTGGGAGCATTTTGGTACAATCTGAAGCAGTTTACACCAAACTAACCGTTGATGTTAGCCTATTATGGTAACTTTAACTATATATAGATATATTATGTCATTATTAAATTTGTACGATTATACCCAATTCTTCCATAACCTTTCTGACTAAAAAGATCTTAATTTGGAACTACTTCAAGGTCGAAAGGGGAGAGTGGTAAACCATCCAAACGTTTAGGCGTAGTATCAGTGCTGGATCCGCAATGTATACAGTCGAGAGATGGTAAGTTCATTAATTACTCAATTTGTTGCCCTAGGCAATAAACATATACATCTTAGTACGCAAGGCCGTCGATACTCGATACCGTCTACGAAGGTATAGTCATTAATAGAAGCATTAGATGTACAGATAGCAATGATGAATACTATGTATCTTTTAGATTTTACCAATGAGAAGATTTCCGATCATCTCCCTCCCAGTTATTCGTACAGTGTTGTAAAGAGTCCCAACATCGAGCGTCGAAGTTAGTGTGTCGGCGAACCCGAAAGGCAACATAAGGGGGATCCATCCTACAGCACCATTAAACAGAGGTCGCAATCTTCAATGTTCGAAATACATACCTCTCGCATATTCCATGGCCCAGCACCCTTCATGCATTTTGTACTGCTTCACAACGCCTCGGGGCATCAGGTGAACCATTCCGGGGGTATATCTCTCCATCACAAGAGCTCCTGGCTCGAAAGCCCACTGTTCACCGACCAGAATGTGGAAGTAATCGTCCGCTGTATGGACGCCGCTATGTCCTTCTGTACCCAGAGGGGTGCCGAAGATAATGAGGTACTCCGTGATGCTCGCGTGAATAATATACATAGCACCCATGGCGCCTCCAGCGTTGTTGAATACCCATTCTTCGTGAGTATTGAGGCGGATGTCGTTGGAAGGGTACGTCTCGGTAAGGTTCTTGACGATATGTGATATCATACCAGCGGTGTCGTTCGGTGAGGCAGCGATGGCTGATTGTGCGAGCTCGTGCAGCAAAACGGTGTCCAGGACATACCAGCGGTCCTAATGAGTACTACGCGTCAAAAAGGATTTTAAAAGGAGGGTACCATGTACTCACTTTGATGGTATCAAGCCACGCGCAAGTCGCGAGCAGAATACTGAAAATGCCTAAACGCTTCCCCCAAGTCACAAgccaattttgaggtggTTTAGCTTTAGCCTTCGCGTTTTTTTGCCCGGAACCCATTCTTACAGAGCTTCGGCGCGTGAGGATAGAGAATGCGGGTGAGTATCAGATGATGGCGGTTTAGAATGGGAATTTCTTGAACCTTTTAAAGTTCTGACAGATTAACGAAGGTCGTACGACAAAACGATCACATGATTTCATTGCTCTATATATTTCATAATCCCCTTCAGGCACGAATTTGCTTAAGCGCCCTCACCGGCAACCAAAATGCCTACAAGTCGTTTCTTGAAAGCGTTGAACACAACGTAGTTTAGTTGACATTGAAGGTCAATCAATTATACAGCGCGGTAATATTTCCAGTTTGTCATGGTCTCTTATCAGTGTTAGAATGGTTGGGCTTCTAAGCGTACTAAAAGCCTATAACATTAACAATACTAAATGAAATCCTCCTCGGAGTATTACCATAAAGTCGGTAAAGATAGTCCTGATATCGCACACACCAGAAATTACAAAGAAAAACGTAGTTGTAATGatcagaaaaaaattaactCTGGATAGATACATCGGAGTAACAGTGCTATAAGAGCAACGTCGAGCGGCACCAATCCCAGCCAGTTAAAGATGGAAAGACTCACAACTCTAGCATtgcagatgttgaagatACTGCGTGAATCAATTCAGAAATCTGGGCGTAACCTATAGGTTCAGCAGCACCGGTAACGATGATGTCCGCGCAAGAAATGGTGAGACTTTATAAATCATCATAACTATCGAATAAAAAAATGGAACCACATTTACAATTGGTAAGGTATATACCTCACACCTCGGTTAATATTTCTGTCGAGTTGTTATCCGTTCTGCTATACTTCCCTAAATCCACGATTGTCAAAAATCAGACATCAGCAAGCGGTTTTTGAGTTCAAATTCTCGTCACCTGTTGATCAGTCATTTTCTACCACCGCAACAGCTTCGTCACTGGCTGTCCTCCATCTCCGGTAGAGGCCTTGTAGCCGATACACAAGGAGGTCGATATCAAATTTTCCTACTGCATACTTTAACAACCCAGAGCCCATAGCATTATACCCCGCTGAGTTAGCTGTGAGTTAAGTTTCCTGAATTATATCACTCAACGCGGAGGATAGTAGGCTCGGAAAAGAGGCCGAAGTGAATCTGCAGTATGTGAAATCGTCCTAGAAACGGGGCATGGTATAACAAGAATGATAAATGTAATATTGGCCAGTTAGTTAGTACCAATGATGATCCTAGAGCAACCTAGAGCACTTAAGAAACTGTCTTGGTGGGTACATGCTGACAGGCCCTTCAGCTGTGGCTCTACATCTTTCGGTATCCAAGACTGATGGAGCAAAGTAACCCACGGAAGAATCAAATAACCGGTCAGCTAGGATAAATCGTCAAATACTGCAGTCTGCACGTACTGCTAGATTCTAATATTTTCCACACTTTCGTACGCACAAGGCCCACTCTCATGCTGCCCCGAGAAGCCCGCGACCAGCATTAGCTCGGGCCCAGAAGAATACTTCCTGGCAATGATAAAAAAAGCCAATACTCAAAGGCGGGTAAACACCAAAATGCGGAATCAACAAGCGACACAAAAAGGTAGGCGGATGGTTGCTGGGATATAGAGAGCGGGCAAGAACCCAGACAAGTTTTGGAGATTAATGCAATAAATACAGACCAGCGGCTTTGAATCGATTGCACGTCACTGCTGAAGGGATCGGCGGAGGAAATAGATTGTGCACAGCTTGAATATTGCTTCTATAGTGCTGATAATGGATCTCCTGATGATAAAGAAAATTTCGAGGGACATGGGCACATACGGGAGGATCATGTATTGAACCCGAGCTGATTTAGAGTAAAACCATGGTGTAAGTCAACAAGCAAAGAAGATACAGAGAATCATGAACTTTTCGAGTAAGAGGCAAAAGACCAAGAATGCAGGGTACACCATCACATGAGCGTCAGATATTGGATGGTGTTCTTGAATCTGTGAGGCGTCCATAATCTTGGAGCACATGGACGAATGGCCTGACACAGGTTTCACCTTACACAGACATACAGATTATCAGTGGTCAGAGTTTATGACACATCGGTGATTTTGCCGTGTCCTAAAGAAAGCTGGAGAATTGAGCCCAGGGGTAGATGAACGTATTAGAGCACACGCTTGAACAATCAAGTTTTCTCTCTTCCCAGCGAGACCTCCGGTCTATCCCCGGGTTCTTCATATACAGTCACCAGCTCAATGGGACGTCCTGTAATGCCGGTGGTATTCTTTGAGATCTAATTCAAGTTGCCACGCAGCATATAAACGAGTTGAACCGGACTACTTGTGAACCCGAGGTGAAGAAGTTCGGATACATAGTACAGACCTTCATTCCAAGGTCATAACAATTCAACTTCCTGGCAAAACCTTTTGCCATGGGCCAACAGTCGGGTTTCTTCTAGTCTGCATCGGCCTGCATCGCGGGAGAAAAGAGATGTCTGCAAAGCTTCTCCAAAAGAGAGTGTGCGTCTCAGAATAGAAAATAAGTTGAAAAGAGAGGTTAAGTGAGAATAGGCAGAAAAAGTGTTCAAGATTAACAAGGACAACTGATGAATGAGGTTGGTATGAAGGCAAGCAAGTGATTGCACAAAGTTGCGCGCGTTGATGTGAGACCTCTTTTGGGAATCTAATTTTGGCCCCCAAACCACGTGCCCCGTTTTATACTTAAATTATTACCAGCTACGCGTCAAACGCGCGACGCGGTCTATTTATGTATAGTGACATATCTTTTACTCTTGGGcgcctttctttccaatgGAGAAATTGCCACGAATCTTACAACAAATGAAAGGAGACCTTTGTTTGGGTATACAAAAAATATTGGTATATTAACTAACTATGGTAGTACAATTTAGCATCTCCTTAGGATGTGGAACAGCGTGTACCCAAAACTCGGCATATGTTGGTGAAGCGGTAACAAAATAGTATATAACATAGAATCTCAACTGAATGGCTTAAAACCCATCCTAAAGCAAGCAATACTAACCAAAAAACAGAGATAAATCTTAGCTCCTCTAAATAGACCTGTAAGGCCTCATCCGCCATGTGTAGGATTTGAACTGGTGGTATCAGTGGGTCGGTCCTTCGGTTCCGCATTGTGaatttcctcttccttgATGCAGCAGGACTGCCATGCGAACCACATCATGGTCCGAAGCTGGAGCACATCTTCCTTCCAGACCTTACTTTGATTTTGCTCCCTGAACTCCTTCGTCAATTTCTCACACCGGTCTATGTTCTCGGGGCTGACAAAATCGATAGCGATCTTCATGCAGTCAGACATGTTGGCGACCTAAGTCAATAGAAGTTCCATTAAACATTAAAAATAACAAAAGGGGACACGATAACCACAAACCTGGTGTGCACAACCGGCCGGAATAAAAACTCCGTCGCCGGGCCTTTGGTAAATCCTGATGCTCTTCACTCCACACTCGTCAAAGAGCGCCTTGCGTAGCTCAACGTCGAGATAAAATTGTTGGTTGTGAATTGGGTCAAGCCCAATCATAACGGAAGCAACACTCTTGTCTCCCGCACTAAAACCGATCAAGGTGAATCCATGATACCATTTCATCTCCGCCAATAGTAAACATACCTCTTCGAATTAGCACCACTTTGTCCGATCGCTCCATTCGCTGAGGGTTGGCCgaacctcttcttcaagaacCCCCGTATCAAATCGCTGTCTTCGGCCCTGTACAAGTCCCATACTGCATAGCCTTCGGTTCCATCTTCACATGCTTCTGCATGCAACATGATGTTCAAAGCATCGGCCATGTCCATATGCAGTCGAGTGGAACCTTTACTACCAGGTTCTTGAGATGAAGCCATTGAGTTGTACATCTTCGGGCCTGGAAAAACGTCAGTCAGCACAGCATCGTTCAAAATGGCAAGTTGAAAACACAACCATACCCAAATCTGGCCCAATAGCATTTTTGGGGAAATGAGACCCAATGTTATACACACCGTCTCGTCTCACATAGTCGGGGACGGGCACAGCGTTGCTAAAGTCTTCGTAAAGGTCAGGAAAGGCTGCTTTGAATTCAGCCGTGGGTGGCCAGTCCTATATTCATCGGAGAAGAGAGCAATGGGAAGGATATGAGAGTGATGGGTGGAAAGAAAACGTTGAGAGACAGACCTTAAGTTTCCAACATTCTGTCCGGCCTCCATACTTTCCAAACCATCCAAAAAAGTCTTTGATAGTGACCTTTTTGACAATGTCGCTCTGACACTCCACAACAAGACAATCCTTATCACCGTATCGCTCTATAAAAGATTGAGGCGTCCATGGTAATTTGAACCTGGGAAGAGCATTTTTGACAAGGAGCGGCAAGCCTTTGCGCCACAAACAAGAAAACATAGGGATAGGCCCGTCTACTTGTGAATGCCTGATATCGGGTAGGTTATCGTACAGATGCGCGGGAATTATCTGAGCGCGGAATATAGGTATATCGGAAATACGGGAAGAAACATTTGGAGGCGTATAGTCATCGTAAATGGGAGAAGTCAAAGGATCTGGGAAATCCTTTGCGGAATAGTCGCGTTCAGCATAAGTTGTAATCTGTGAAGGTACGGTTGGAGATACATTCGAGGGTTGTGTGAAAGAATGATCCGGCGACGAAGAGACTGATGCCGCCGTAGGGTGTATGGGGACAGGGTGTGTTGATGAATGGCGTTCGGTTGGTTGCACTGAATCGGCCATATTAGAAATAGCGAGCCCAGATGTGCCAGGACGTCCTGCAGGTACTGGGCTAGCCTGGGTCTTTTCTTTGTCCTGCGTCAAGATTTTTTGCATCTCATTGATGGATTTTTGTAGCTCATCGTTACTGAAGCGAGTGACCCGGATAAATTCGCTAACTCCATGTTCTATCCTCTTTGTGCaagccaaaaagaaaggatttGAGTGAGCATGCTTCTCCCTCTTCATCACGAGCGCAGTCAGCTCCGAAGGTGTTGCTTGAGTAGGTTGTTCAGTAAGTTCGCGGACTTGTTGGTAACACTCGTTGCAAACTTCTCGACCACATATGCGGCACATGAACGTTTCTGAGAACAATGAAGTCATACAAGTGTCTAATGATCACGCGTCAGAAAACAAATGCTAATACATGAATAAAATAACAACATACCACATGTAGCGCGAACATCAGATTCGCGTGGGCGGCGCACAATAACACTCACAGACAAGTGATCTTGCTCCGCCACTAATATGGGGAAAAGTGCCTTCGCTATTGATAACTATTTTGTATGTGAGTGTAGAGTTCGGTACCTTAAGAATGTCGGTGGACAAACCTTGATACGTGTAATCTGTTCAATCTTAAGGGGTTTATTCCACTTGGAAGGGAATTCCATCGGAGTAGCTGAGTGGCCTACTTCGTTGAAGCTTACACCGCACAGCTTTCTCTGAGAATCACGCAAAAAATATCGAATGCCTTGAAAACGACACGTATCGCCGGCCCACCTCCGCGTACATGATACACATCTAGGAAAGTCTTCCTTTTTGTATCGGTTGGACATGCAACGCGCAAACTGGAGTTCCGGGATATATTGTGAACCATCAGCCGTGGTTAGCGTTCCGGGAAGATCCCCTGTCGGTGTGATTTGAATGAGCTGTTTTTACAAGGTTTCGCATATGAGCAATACACTGACCAGCACCTTGGGACTGGCGTATGTCACTACCTCCTTGTTGAGCTTTCTGGAACGCATCTGCTGGGAAAGATATGTAATCAATATAAACGTCAGACGAATCGAGCAAGGTCGGAAAGTAAAAAAAGACAGGAAAGCGCCCCGACCCAGCAGGCGATGTAAGACTGTACAACGACTCAAAATAATATCATGCATGAAGTCGAGACCAGTAATCCGTTGGTATCGACACAAAACAACTGTAAAACATACCATTTTGAGCAGAAATGATAGCGGCTTCGCTGCGCTTTTTAGCGTTATATCCACGCTTCGATGGACCTAGAGTTTGAGTGAGATGTCAGTTACGGTTACTAGTACTTCTGGACCAAGCCAGAATAAGACCACACTGAAGACGTGCAAAAATGTTATTTTAAGCATTCGGAAAGTGAGGGAGGTCAAGGGAACACGACTGGCCAGGTGCCATCAAAAAGTGCCACAGGTTACAAGAGTCAAAGATGACAGAAGACTCCCAAATATGAGCAAAACCTACACGCACCAGGTGTGGAGGACTCAGAACCGGTCGATTTAACCTTTGGCTTCGCCCGTTTAGCCTTGGGCGCTGGTGTGGCCTCGCTATCAGGAAGCCGTCTCttcgaagacgatgaagatgacccGGACGGTTCAACCGTTGAAATTTGAGGTGAAGCCGAAGAGGGAATAGAAGTGGGCGGCTGCAAATGGGAATTATATTCGGTGGGATGGGTGTACAGATTCTGTTGGTCGTAGCCAGAACCCGACTGGTTGTATCCGTGGTTGTTGGCGACTTGAGAAGGTTCCTGTAACGTCCCCTTGGCCGCGATACGGACAGATGCCCTTTCTGTTGATTGCCACACAGGATTAGGTGCTAATAGTTCAGAAGATGAGCGAAAAGATGTCAGTAAAGATGGAGAATCTAACCCGGAATCTCAGACGGAACGTTGTTTGGAGTGAATGACTCTGAAATAAAGTATGTGATGAGGTCTTGCGATGAATACGACAACAACATTATGGACCTTGATTTGACATGGGATACTCGGCAGTGAGCGCTGTAACAGTATTAGTCTGAGCTCATCAACGATACATTGATAATTTCTGCGCACTTGGTCGTTCATCTCTCTGAGCCTGTCCATATGACACATGTGAACCAGAAGGTTGGTGCGATTGAGGTCGCGGCTGCCAGTCGGGTTGTTCAGCAGGATACCCATTAGAATGGCCCACTCGTGTTCTCGCCGTCGTTGGAGGGTTGAGTGGGTACGAATAGCCGTTAGATTGTGGATGAGCGACGGCTGCCATTGCCGAATGGGATTGCTGAGGGTATTCGTGGTGATACTGAACACCGGAGCTCACAGATTTTTGCTGTGAAGACTCTGAAGTAGGGTCCCAGTTCGCCGCACGAAGATTGTATACGGGCGATGTCGTGTAAGGTGAATCGTAGAAGGCGGACGGTGTTTGGGTCGGACCATGGTTTATGGAAGGGGAATTGGAGTTGTTGAGAGGGGATGAGTGTAATGCAGAGGCATTCTGTGGGTTCAGTAATGAAGTGATGGAGGTCTTCTTCGTAGGATCTTGCAAGCCATTCATTACGGTGGAAGAAAGCAATAAGGAAGGGACAAGT
The sequence above is a segment of the Psilocybe cubensis strain MGC-MH-2018 chromosome 4, whole genome shotgun sequence genome. Coding sequences within it:
- a CDS encoding C-8 sterol isomerase, which encodes MGSGQKNAKAKAKPPQNWLVTWGKRLGIFSILLATCAWLDTIKDRWYVLDTVLLHELAQSAIAASPNDTAGMISHIVKNLTETYPSNDIRLNTHEEWVFNNAGGAMGAMYIIHASITEYLIIFGTPLGTEGHSGVHTADDYFHILVGEQWAFEPGALVMERYTPGMVHLMPRGVVKQYKMHEGCWAMEYARGWIPLMLPFGFADTLTSTLDVGTLYNTVRITGREMIGNLLIGHYISRNHFTNIVSKLVEAKKI
- a CDS encoding Lysine-specific demethylase 3A; the encoded protein is MNGLQDPTKKTSITSLLNPQNASALHSSPLNNSNSPSINHGPTQTPSAFYDSPYTTSPVYNLRAANWDPTSESSQQKSVSSGVQYHHEYPQQSHSAMAAVAHPQSNGYSYPLNPPTTARTRVGHSNGYPAEQPDWQPRPQSHQPSGSHVSYGQAQRDERPTLTAEYPMSNQESFTPNNVPSEIPAPNPVWQSTERASVRIAAKGTLQEPSQVANNHGYNQSGSGYDQQNLYTHPTEYNSHLQPPTSIPSSASPQISTVEPSGSSSSSSKRRLPDSEATPAPKAKRAKPKVKSTGSESSTPGPSKRGYNAKKRSEAAIISAQNADAFQKAQQGGSDIRQSQGDLPGTLTTADGSQYIPELQFARCMSNRYKKEDFPRCVSCTRRWAGDTCRFQGIRYFLRDSQRKLCGVSFNEVGHSATPMEFPSKWNKPLKIEQITRIKLSIAKALFPILVAEQDHLSVSVIVRRPRESDVRATCDTCMTSLFSETFMCRICGREVCNECYQQVRELTEQPTQATPSELTALVMKREKHAHSNPFFLACTKRIEHGVSEFIRVTRFSNDELQKSINEMQKILTQDKEKTQASPVPAGRPGTSGLAISNMADSVQPTERHSSTHPVPIHPTAASVSSSPDHSFTQPSNVSPTVPSQITTYAERDYSAKDFPDPLTSPIYDDYTPPNVSSRISDIPIFRAQIIPAHLYDNLPDIRHSQVDGPIPMFSCLWRKGLPLLVKNALPRFKLPWTPQSFIERYGDKDCLVVECQSDIVKKVTIKDFFGWFGKYGGRTECWKLKDWPPTAEFKAAFPDLYEDFSNAVPVPDYVRRDGPKMYNSMASSQEPGSKGSTRLHMDMADALNIMLHAEACEDGTEGYAVWDLYRAEDSDLIRGFLKKRFGQPSANGAIGQSGANSKSAGDKSVASVMIGLDPIHNQQFYLDVELRKALFDECGVKSIRIYQRPGDGVFIPAGCAHQVANMSDCMKIAIDFVSPENIDRCEKLTKEFREQNQSKVWKEDVLQLRTMMWFAWQSCCIKEEEIHNAEPKDRPTDTTSSNPTHGG